In Blastocatellia bacterium, the genomic window GGCCCTCACCGTTGCGGCCGTGGACTTGTTCATCAACCCGAAACCGGAGGAACAGCTCAGCTCGGTGTCAGCCGTGGCCGATCGGCTTCTGGACGAACTGGGGCTGAAGCTGTCGCCGATCATGGGACTGAACCTCATCGGAGGTCTCTTTCTTCTGGCTCTCGTTGCCAATTTCGCCCTCGATTACAGCCAAACGGTACTCGTGCAATCGCTCGGTCAGGAGATCATGTACGACCTCCGCCGGCAGATTTTCGATCATCTACAGGAGAGCGATATCGCATTCTATGATCGAAATCCGGTCGGGCGGTTGATGACGCGGCTGACGACTGATGTGGACGCGCTCAACGAACTGTTCACCGCCGGCGTCGTGGCATTCTTTCAGGATGTTTTCACGCTCGTCGGCATCATGGCCCTGATGTTCTATCTCGACTGGAAGCTGGCGCTCGTCGCCTTCGCTGTCCTGCCGCTTCTTGTCGCCCTCACGCTCTGGTTTAAGATCAATGCCCGCGAGTCCTACCGGAAAGTGCGCGTGCGAATTGCCCGAATCAACGCCTTTCTTCAGGAACACATCAGCGGCATGGCGACGGTGCAGCTCTTCAACCGACAGGAGCGAGCCAGGCGAGATTTTGATGCCATCAACGATGATCACCGGCGGGCGAATATCGAATCCATCTTCTACTATGCCGTTTTCTATCCGGCGGTGGAACTGATCAGTGCCATCGGCATTGCGGCGATTATCTGGTATGGTGGGGGCCAGGTCATCCGGGGAACGCTCACCATCGGCGCTCTCATCGGGTTCATCCAGCTCTCTCAACGATTCTTCTACCCCATTTCCGATTTGAGCGAGAAATACAACATCCTGCAAGCGGCGATGGCTTCCTCCGAACGCATCTTCAAACTGCTGGATACGCCCCGTCGCATCATTGGACCGGTCATCGGACATGCTCCGGCGGTCGTGCAGGGGCATATTGAATTTCGCCATGTGTGGTTCGCCTATACGGATGAGGACTGGGTCTTGCGCGATGTCTCATTCGAGATTCGTCCCGGCGAGCGCGTGGCGATTGTCGGGCATACCGGAGCCGGCAAGACGACGATCACGAATCTGCTGCTACGATTCTACGACATTCAACGGGGTGAGATTCTCCTCGACGGCGTGGACATTCGCCGCTGGGATCTCGCGGCGTTGCGACGTGCGTTCGCCATCGTTTTGCAGGATGTCTTTCTCTTCTCCGGCGACATTGAAACGAACATTCGCCTTGGTGCCGAGCACATCACATCGGAGGACGTCGTCCGGGCGGCCCGCGAGGTTCACGCCCACGAGTTCATCGAGAACCTCCCCGGCGGCTACCGGGCGGAAGTGAAAGAACGGGGAGCGACGCTCTCAACCGGGCAAAAACAACTGATCGCGTTTGCCCGGGCGCTGGTCTTCAACCCCCGCATTTTGATCCTCGATGAAGCGACGGCCAACATTGACACCCAGACGGAACTTCTCATTCAGCAGGCGCTCGAACGTCTGCTGCAAGGGCGAACGAGCCTC contains:
- a CDS encoding ABC transporter ATP-binding protein encodes the protein MNSLHEEEVLGKAYDARLMRRLLGYVRPHRRKLLAAIGVISLASILELAGPALTVAAVDLFINPKPEEQLSSVSAVADRLLDELGLKLSPIMGLNLIGGLFLLALVANFALDYSQTVLVQSLGQEIMYDLRRQIFDHLQESDIAFYDRNPVGRLMTRLTTDVDALNELFTAGVVAFFQDVFTLVGIMALMFYLDWKLALVAFAVLPLLVALTLWFKINARESYRKVRVRIARINAFLQEHISGMATVQLFNRQERARRDFDAINDDHRRANIESIFYYAVFYPAVELISAIGIAAIIWYGGGQVIRGTLTIGALIGFIQLSQRFFYPISDLSEKYNILQAAMASSERIFKLLDTPRRIIGPVIGHAPAVVQGHIEFRHVWFAYTDEDWVLRDVSFEIRPGERVAIVGHTGAGKTTITNLLLRFYDIQRGEILLDGVDIRRWDLAALRRAFAIVLQDVFLFSGDIETNIRLGAEHITSEDVVRAAREVHAHEFIENLPGGYRAEVKERGATLSTGQKQLIAFARALVFNPRILILDEATANIDTQTELLIQQALERLLQGRTSLIIAHRLSTIQHADRIIVLHKGKVREVGTHSELLGQRGLYYRLYQLQYKDQELLMAGD